From a region of the Armatimonas rosea genome:
- a CDS encoding DUF4114 domain-containing protein, whose product MKKKVLLVTSFVLLAGAAQAQGGFSLTGGTTASVESSVRPFGLNIVDHVKVAGSDSASASFKNNELKTLKNFANTNLREGTPMSNSDVQLHRIDPSKIKLNTAADVRAYFVGEGAGYHNTLGFNSQGGSTSTFGSDPKLIFPDASERGGTTRTTSEPMKSGDFVNMGNFSANTQLNFFLIANGANGGTNKYSTNHINPDNLVHAVAFTLPGTPYLLIGFEDLYGGGDRDYNDILFTLDVGRANIDHLSSPEPTTGLILLGFIGLALARQRRKVAA is encoded by the coding sequence ATGAAGAAAAAAGTCTTACTCGTCACGTCTTTCGTCTTGCTTGCCGGTGCCGCACAAGCTCAGGGAGGCTTTAGCCTTACGGGAGGAACGACAGCGTCTGTGGAGTCCTCTGTACGCCCCTTTGGACTGAACATTGTCGATCATGTCAAGGTAGCAGGCTCGGACTCCGCATCGGCCTCTTTTAAGAACAACGAGCTCAAGACCCTCAAGAACTTCGCCAACACGAACTTGCGCGAAGGCACCCCGATGAGCAACTCCGATGTCCAGCTCCACCGGATCGATCCCTCCAAGATCAAGCTCAATACCGCCGCCGATGTACGTGCCTACTTTGTGGGCGAGGGCGCAGGCTACCACAACACGCTGGGCTTCAACTCGCAGGGAGGCTCGACCTCCACGTTTGGCAGCGACCCCAAGCTGATCTTCCCGGATGCGTCGGAGCGCGGTGGGACTACCCGAACGACATCGGAGCCCATGAAGTCCGGCGACTTTGTGAACATGGGGAACTTCAGTGCCAACACCCAGCTCAACTTCTTCCTGATCGCCAACGGGGCCAATGGGGGAACCAATAAATACTCAACCAACCACATCAACCCCGATAACCTTGTCCATGCGGTCGCCTTTACGCTCCCGGGCACTCCCTACCTGCTGATTGGCTTTGAGGACCTCTACGGCGGCGGCGACCGGGACTACAACGATATTCTCTTCACCCTCGATGTGGGCCGCGCCAATATCGACCACCTCTCCAGCCCAGAGCCGACAACCGGCCTGATCCTGCTGGGCTTTATCGGGCTGGCACTGGCTCGGCAGCGACGAAAGGTAGCGGCTTAA
- a CDS encoding archaeosortase/exosortase family protein, with translation MKLLSTRDRGFLLVFALLSAFLWLRDRSWVGSSSDTLPILAGFPLFVYLGGPWHLRKDPLTLTPAGVGGAVVLFMVGLSLEANLLLALSMAFLTDSYLRTRLEPQTLTRARALLPLIVLAYPWLVLDGQPLTWWFRLTGAGATAHFFSLLGLSVAQEGVHLTIQGLQVSVDPACSGLNVLQAALLAGLAVAVRNERVKRLQDALPALLTLVALAWLANVARILMLCVIALTFGADVARGPVHASGGLLVLVLMFVLTLKLFARRREPRA, from the coding sequence ATGAAGCTACTGAGTACGCGAGACCGCGGTTTTCTGCTGGTCTTTGCCCTCCTGAGCGCCTTTCTCTGGCTCCGGGACCGTAGCTGGGTGGGCTCGTCCTCGGACACGCTCCCGATCCTGGCGGGTTTTCCTCTCTTTGTCTATCTGGGCGGGCCGTGGCACCTCCGCAAAGACCCACTCACTCTCACCCCAGCGGGTGTTGGGGGAGCTGTGGTACTTTTTATGGTCGGGCTCAGCCTGGAGGCCAACCTGCTCCTGGCACTGAGCATGGCCTTCCTCACCGATAGCTACCTGCGGACACGCCTGGAGCCACAGACCCTCACCCGCGCCCGCGCGCTCCTACCCTTGATCGTCTTGGCCTACCCGTGGCTCGTGCTCGACGGCCAGCCGCTGACCTGGTGGTTTCGGCTCACGGGGGCGGGGGCGACCGCGCATTTCTTCTCGCTCCTCGGGCTCTCGGTGGCGCAGGAGGGGGTGCACCTGACGATTCAGGGGCTCCAGGTCTCGGTCGATCCGGCCTGCTCAGGGCTCAATGTGCTCCAAGCCGCTCTGCTGGCGGGCCTCGCGGTGGCGGTGCGCAACGAGCGTGTTAAGCGGCTCCAAGATGCCTTGCCCGCCCTGCTCACCTTGGTGGCGCTCGCCTGGCTCGCCAATGTCGCCCGAATCCTCATGCTCTGTGTGATCGCCCTCACCTTTGGTGCCGATGTCGCGCGGGGGCCGGTCCACGCCAGCGGGGGCCTGCTCGTGCTGGTGCTGATGTTTGTCCTCACCCTCAAGCTCTTTGCCCGGCGACGGGAGCCACGCGCATGA
- a CDS encoding tetratricopeptide repeat protein, which yields MHKHKLILLAGGLAVLAGGLFAWRELVINRQDQRHTQTAKKLIERGRAVEALGVLRQSGLSEKSKELERAGLVALGDTARLAALWRLNPESVSGDEQAAALAARGLLQSKDTAAAERLIAAWKPKAKHPAWWLCLRADGLLAQHKPAEAKKLLTTSHFDGPDDAGRLLRLALLCKVSTPEGRQEAWAHLEKAMACAPKDPDVRSFRGQLLEAAGRVGEARVEYVAAHLAAPRSPIHCDLLGEFYRRRGEYTQALATWDEGQWSSPADFLRVRSLFWHKMALPAAPTSPKSTPLPDPAGPAQALAHHLATVPANKFFDHDSFNGLPEATAYAERYPEVIYLELTQCLQDGTLGRAATLLGKLKGAASWNPALERGLAQLLRRQGQSVSLPTVSAQQERHPYFVALDAGVSADPALERLLKDRPHALAAAYLAGGWWEAALRLAPANQDLSSFPDWYAYGMAQALRENRGNDQALQFVTAQSRPSAALRVTQAELLFKVGKQSEALAALTPLAALPEPAGYRAACLKALTELEQGQAPTAEQTIQARQDLRESPTGKELLARIALGRKDTATAERLYRQIASQSLEAQTFLARQAFAARRWDEAERWTRQMLATAPDLMPLRENLAQIAAARKASGS from the coding sequence ATGCATAAGCACAAGCTCATCCTCCTCGCAGGAGGGCTCGCCGTGCTCGCGGGGGGGCTCTTCGCCTGGCGTGAGCTTGTGATCAACCGGCAAGACCAGCGCCATACCCAGACCGCCAAGAAGCTCATTGAGCGCGGACGAGCCGTGGAGGCGCTGGGTGTCCTGCGCCAGTCCGGCTTGTCGGAGAAGAGCAAGGAGCTGGAGAGGGCCGGCCTGGTCGCCCTTGGAGACACCGCACGCCTGGCGGCACTCTGGCGGCTGAACCCCGAGTCGGTGAGCGGTGATGAGCAGGCCGCGGCGCTGGCGGCGCGAGGCCTGCTCCAGTCCAAGGACACCGCGGCGGCGGAGCGCCTGATCGCCGCGTGGAAGCCCAAGGCAAAACACCCCGCCTGGTGGCTCTGCCTGCGCGCCGATGGCCTGCTCGCCCAGCACAAGCCCGCCGAGGCCAAGAAGCTCCTGACCACGAGCCACTTCGACGGCCCCGACGACGCCGGGCGCCTGCTACGGCTGGCCCTGCTCTGCAAGGTCAGTACCCCCGAGGGGCGCCAAGAGGCCTGGGCACACCTTGAAAAAGCCATGGCCTGCGCCCCCAAAGACCCCGATGTCCGCTCCTTCCGGGGCCAGCTCCTCGAAGCCGCGGGCCGGGTGGGAGAGGCGCGGGTGGAGTATGTCGCGGCCCACCTCGCCGCGCCGCGGAGCCCCATCCACTGCGACCTGCTCGGGGAGTTCTACCGCCGGCGCGGGGAGTACACGCAGGCGCTGGCCACCTGGGACGAAGGCCAATGGAGCAGCCCGGCGGACTTTCTGCGGGTACGCTCGCTGTTCTGGCACAAGATGGCTCTCCCCGCCGCGCCAACCAGCCCCAAGTCCACGCCGCTCCCCGACCCGGCTGGCCCCGCGCAGGCGCTCGCCCACCACCTCGCGACAGTCCCCGCCAACAAGTTCTTCGACCACGATAGCTTCAACGGCCTCCCCGAAGCGACCGCCTACGCCGAGCGCTACCCCGAGGTGATCTACCTGGAGCTCACCCAGTGCCTCCAAGACGGTACCCTGGGCCGGGCCGCGACCCTGCTGGGTAAGCTCAAGGGAGCGGCATCGTGGAACCCCGCCCTGGAGCGCGGCCTCGCCCAGCTCCTGCGCCGCCAGGGCCAGAGTGTCTCCCTGCCCACTGTCTCCGCACAGCAGGAGCGCCACCCCTACTTTGTCGCCTTGGATGCGGGAGTGTCGGCAGACCCCGCCCTGGAGCGCCTGCTCAAAGACCGCCCTCACGCCCTCGCGGCGGCCTACCTCGCCGGCGGCTGGTGGGAGGCGGCGCTACGGCTCGCTCCCGCGAACCAAGATCTCTCGTCGTTCCCCGACTGGTACGCCTACGGCATGGCCCAGGCACTGCGCGAAAACCGCGGCAACGACCAAGCGCTACAGTTTGTCACCGCGCAGTCAAGGCCATCGGCGGCGCTCCGCGTCACCCAGGCCGAGCTCCTGTTCAAAGTAGGGAAGCAGTCCGAGGCCCTCGCCGCGCTCACCCCGCTCGCCGCCCTCCCCGAGCCCGCGGGCTACCGCGCCGCCTGCCTCAAGGCCCTCACGGAGCTGGAGCAAGGACAGGCCCCCACCGCCGAGCAGACCATCCAGGCGCGGCAGGACCTCCGAGAGAGCCCCACGGGTAAGGAGCTCCTGGCACGAATCGCCCTCGGCCGTAAGGACACCGCCACCGCCGAGAGGCTCTACCGCCAGATCGCGAGCCAGTCGCTAGAGGCACAGACCTTCCTGGCACGGCAGGCCTTTGCCGCGCGGCGCTGGGACGAGGCCGAGCGCTGGACCCGCCAGATGCTAGCCACCGCCCCGGACCTCATGCCCCTGCGCGAGAACCTAGCACAGATCGCCGCGGCACGCAAAGCGAGTGGGTCATGA